One Actinosynnema pretiosum DNA segment encodes these proteins:
- a CDS encoding TetR/AcrR family transcriptional regulator: MSPSGATTAPRPVRWEPATAPIPAVPAEPPGPIIDAAAALVAEHGARGLRVADVASRAGVSRQTVYNAHGNKQRLVEAVALVKAAEFVDAARACLARAPGAVEGVAEAVRQVHALTRLDPLARSVLTGTDADDMLPMLTTRGGWVLDLVAPVVGEHLARHRPDLPPARIAFAADVLTRLALSHLLTPDHGADRAVDRAVDLAVEAVTGVAVALLGPSPRRAG, from the coding sequence GTGAGCCCCTCGGGCGCGACCACCGCTCCCCGCCCCGTCCGCTGGGAACCCGCCACCGCCCCGATCCCCGCCGTCCCGGCCGAACCCCCCGGCCCGATCATCGACGCCGCCGCCGCGCTCGTCGCCGAGCACGGCGCGCGCGGGCTGCGGGTCGCCGACGTCGCCTCGCGCGCCGGGGTGAGCAGGCAGACCGTCTACAACGCGCACGGCAACAAGCAGCGGCTGGTCGAGGCCGTCGCGCTGGTCAAGGCCGCCGAGTTCGTGGACGCCGCCCGCGCCTGCCTGGCCCGCGCGCCGGGGGCGGTGGAGGGGGTCGCGGAGGCGGTGCGGCAGGTGCACGCGCTCACCCGGCTCGACCCGCTGGCCCGCTCGGTCCTCACCGGCACCGACGCCGACGACATGCTGCCGATGCTCACCACGCGCGGCGGCTGGGTGCTCGACCTGGTGGCGCCCGTTGTCGGCGAGCACCTGGCCAGGCACCGGCCGGACCTGCCGCCCGCGCGGATCGCGTTCGCGGCGGACGTGCTGACCCGGCTGGCGCTCAGCCACCTGCTGACCCCCGACCACGGCGCCGACCGCGCGGTCGACCGGGCGGTCGACCTCGCCGTGGAGGCCGTGACGGGGGTCGCGGTGGCGCTGCTCGGGCCTAGCCCGCGGCGGGCGGGGTGA
- a CDS encoding HAD family hydrolase produces MPLTIGFDLDMTLIDPRPGMAAVMEAVRAESGYPIDGAHFAANLGPPLDVSFRGYGVPEEDVPVLVARFRALYPEIVIPATVALPGAAESLAAVRELGGTAVVVTGKYRANAALHLAAFGWEVDHLFGELWSTGKAEALKLHGASVYVGDHVGDVRGAKAAGALSVCVVTGPCDERELVEAGADVVLPDLTGFPAWLRENADRLHAAGDAAGEVERPA; encoded by the coding sequence GTGCCGCTGACCATCGGTTTCGACCTGGACATGACCCTCATCGACCCCAGGCCGGGCATGGCCGCCGTGATGGAGGCGGTGCGCGCCGAGAGCGGCTACCCGATCGACGGCGCGCACTTCGCCGCCAACCTCGGCCCGCCCCTCGACGTCTCGTTCCGGGGTTACGGCGTGCCCGAGGAGGACGTCCCCGTCCTGGTCGCCCGCTTCCGCGCGCTCTACCCGGAGATCGTCATCCCGGCGACCGTCGCGCTGCCCGGCGCGGCCGAGTCGCTCGCCGCGGTGCGCGAGCTGGGCGGGACCGCGGTCGTCGTCACCGGCAAGTACCGGGCGAACGCGGCCCTGCACCTGGCCGCGTTCGGCTGGGAGGTGGACCACCTGTTCGGCGAGCTGTGGTCCACCGGCAAGGCCGAGGCGCTCAAGCTGCACGGGGCCTCGGTGTACGTGGGCGACCACGTGGGCGACGTGCGCGGCGCGAAGGCCGCGGGCGCGCTGTCCGTGTGCGTGGTCACCGGGCCGTGCGACGAGCGGGAGCTGGTCGAGGCGGGTGCGGACGTGGTCCTGCCCGACCTGACCGGATTCCCGGCGTGGCTGCGCGAGAACGCCGACCGGCTCCACGCGGCCGGGGACGCCGCCGGGGAAGTCGAGCGGCCGGCTTAG
- a CDS encoding cold-shock protein yields the protein MPTGKVKWYDSEKGFGFVTQDGGEDVYVRKSALPEGVDALKAGQRIEFGMAEGRRGPQALSVRLVDPAPSVAEARRRPADELNVVIEDMIKLLEQRVQPELRRSRYPERKSAKLVADALRAIARDLDP from the coding sequence GTGCCGACCGGCAAGGTCAAGTGGTACGACTCGGAGAAGGGCTTCGGCTTCGTCACGCAGGACGGCGGCGAGGACGTCTACGTGCGGAAGTCCGCGCTGCCCGAAGGGGTCGACGCCCTCAAAGCCGGTCAGCGCATCGAGTTCGGCATGGCCGAGGGGCGCCGGGGGCCGCAGGCCCTGTCCGTGCGCCTGGTCGACCCGGCGCCGTCGGTGGCCGAGGCGCGCAGGCGCCCCGCCGACGAGCTGAACGTGGTGATCGAGGACATGATCAAGCTGCTGGAGCAGCGGGTCCAGCCCGAGCTGCGCCGCAGCCGCTACCCCGAGCGCAAGAGCGCCAAGCTCGTCGCCGACGCGCTGCGCGCCATCGCGCGGGACCTCGACCCGTAG